Proteins co-encoded in one Afipia sp. P52-10 genomic window:
- a CDS encoding Smr/MutS family protein — protein MIKSPSSPPSRRKRVLSEEEQVLWQSVAKSAKPLRRMRPASAKHAEGGEAPALKPPTKPRPAAKLVIKPEPAPAKSPPPLAPLGRRERSKLAKGRKPIDARIDLHGMTQAVAHRALIAFLHRAHGDGATFVLIITGKGRSPASEGVLRRQVPLWMSLPELRSLVVGFEEAHIGHGGEGALYVRLRRAR, from the coding sequence ATGATAAAATCTCCGTCCTCGCCGCCGTCGCGGCGCAAGCGTGTCCTCAGCGAGGAAGAGCAGGTGCTGTGGCAATCGGTTGCAAAGTCTGCAAAGCCGCTGCGTCGCATGCGGCCCGCGTCCGCAAAGCACGCTGAAGGCGGAGAGGCGCCTGCGCTGAAGCCGCCAACAAAGCCGCGTCCGGCGGCAAAGCTCGTCATCAAGCCGGAGCCTGCGCCGGCGAAATCGCCGCCGCCGCTTGCGCCGCTCGGCCGTCGCGAACGTTCGAAGCTCGCCAAGGGCCGCAAGCCGATCGACGCGCGGATCGATCTGCACGGCATGACCCAGGCGGTGGCCCATCGCGCGCTGATCGCCTTCCTGCATCGCGCGCACGGCGACGGCGCGACCTTCGTGCTGATCATCACCGGCAAGGGCCGGAGTCCGGCGTCGGAAGGTGTCTTGCGACGCCAGGTGCCGCTTTGGATGAGCCTGCCGGAGCTGCGCAGTCTCGTCGTCGGTTTCGAAGAAGCGCACATCGGCCATGGCGGCGAAGGCGCGCTTTATGTGCGGCTGCGTCGGGCGCGCTGA
- a CDS encoding murein transglycosylase A translates to MPIEISGGQYEPLRWADIPGWSDDDQLAAFQTFLASCKPISATIPRNSSAQAQKALGLSLRDPCHAARTVRVRTKEQARTFFEGHFVPVRISRLGEPEGFVTGYYEPVLDGSRTYSEQYPVPVYRRPSNLFVRGYTQDAGSLPNKGEVFRKIGRRKLVPYYDRAEIEDGILSGRGLEICYVKSYTDLLFMQIQGSARIKLEDGSTVRLNYDSHNGQAYTPVGRVLIDRNIVPREEMSMQRIRDYMDANPEAAKELRRQNKAYVFFREVQLSDKDEAVGAQGIPLTAGRSIAVDRFLHVYGTPFFIEGNLPIESEKAQTPFRRLMISQDTGSAIIGPARADIYFGAGVEAGRISGRLKQGARFVMLVPKSLDPVAAGKRMLLPEARPSAKIAKLFPPDKNGAQEPKNTGSVTAKESKAGGGEPATPSKETANDAPKDPSKEGPKIPPAKDQGKPAAAMSANDRTAAAAAPAVIPMPQARPDIPQPRRKSGRRYRR, encoded by the coding sequence ATGCCGATCGAAATTTCGGGCGGGCAGTACGAGCCGCTGCGGTGGGCTGATATCCCCGGCTGGAGCGACGACGACCAGCTCGCCGCATTCCAGACCTTCCTCGCGAGCTGTAAACCGATCTCGGCGACGATCCCGCGCAATTCATCCGCGCAAGCTCAGAAGGCGCTCGGCCTTTCGCTGCGTGATCCGTGCCATGCCGCTCGGACAGTGCGGGTGCGGACCAAGGAGCAGGCGCGCACGTTTTTCGAAGGGCATTTCGTCCCGGTCCGCATCTCCCGTCTTGGTGAGCCGGAAGGCTTCGTCACCGGATACTACGAGCCGGTGCTCGACGGCTCGCGCACCTACAGTGAACAGTATCCGGTCCCGGTCTATCGCCGGCCGTCGAACCTGTTCGTGCGCGGCTATACGCAGGATGCCGGCAGTCTCCCCAACAAGGGCGAGGTCTTCCGCAAGATCGGCCGCCGCAAGCTTGTACCCTATTACGACCGCGCAGAGATCGAGGACGGCATTCTTTCCGGCCGCGGCTTGGAGATCTGCTATGTGAAGAGCTACACGGATCTGCTGTTCATGCAGATTCAGGGCTCGGCGCGGATCAAGCTGGAGGACGGATCGACCGTCCGCCTCAACTATGATTCGCACAACGGACAGGCCTATACGCCGGTGGGCCGGGTCTTGATCGATCGCAACATCGTGCCGCGTGAAGAGATGTCGATGCAGCGCATCCGCGACTACATGGATGCGAATCCGGAAGCGGCCAAGGAGCTGCGGCGGCAGAACAAGGCGTACGTTTTCTTCCGCGAGGTCCAGCTGTCCGACAAGGACGAAGCCGTCGGTGCGCAGGGCATTCCGCTCACTGCGGGCCGCTCGATCGCCGTCGATCGCTTCCTGCACGTCTATGGCACGCCGTTCTTCATCGAAGGCAACCTGCCGATCGAATCGGAAAAGGCGCAGACGCCGTTTCGCCGGCTGATGATCTCGCAAGACACCGGCTCGGCGATCATCGGGCCGGCGCGGGCAGACATCTATTTCGGCGCGGGTGTCGAGGCGGGGCGCATTTCCGGGCGGCTGAAGCAGGGGGCCCGGTTCGTGATGCTGGTGCCCAAGAGCCTCGATCCGGTTGCCGCCGGAAAGCGGATGCTGCTTCCGGAAGCGCGGCCGTCCGCGAAGATCGCCAAGCTGTTTCCGCCAGACAAGAATGGGGCGCAGGAGCCGAAGAATACCGGCTCTGTGACGGCAAAGGAATCCAAGGCAGGAGGCGGCGAGCCTGCGACGCCGAGCAAAGAAACCGCGAACGATGCTCCGAAGGATCCTTCCAAGGAGGGACCCAAGATCCCGCCGGCTAAGGATCAGGGCAAGCCGGCCGCGGCCATGTCTGCGAACGACAGGACCGCAGCTGCAGCCGCCCCAGCGGTCATACCGATGCCGCAGGCGCGGCCCGACATTCCGCAGCCTCGCCGAAAGAGCGGCCGCCGTTACCGCCGATGA
- the hslU gene encoding ATP-dependent protease ATPase subunit HslU, producing the protein MTDFSPREIVSELDRFIVGQADAKRAVSIALRNRWRRLQLDGALRDEVLPKNILMIGPTGVGKTEISRRLAKLAGAPFIKVEATKFTEVGYVGRDVEQIVRDLVEVGIALTRERKRKDVKVRAEAAAEERVLDALVGPGSSPATRDSFRRKLRAGELNDKEIEIETQASSGMPTFEIPGMPGAQIGAISIGDIFGKLGGGRTKTRRITVADSHEILVAEESDKLLDTDQLVQEAIQTVENNGIVFLDEIDKICARDGRVGGDVSREGVQRDLLPLIEGTTVTTKHGAVKTDHILFIASGAFHIAKPSDLLPELQGRLPIRVELQALTRDDFRRILTEPEASLIKQYVALMQTEGVNLEFADDAIDAIADVAVAVNSTVENIGARRLQTVMERVLDEISFSAPDRTGETVRIDAAYVNKHVGDLAKNTDLSRFIL; encoded by the coding sequence ATGACCGACTTTTCTCCTCGCGAAATCGTTTCCGAACTCGACCGCTTCATCGTCGGACAAGCCGACGCCAAGCGCGCCGTCTCCATCGCCTTGCGCAACCGCTGGCGACGGCTGCAGCTCGACGGTGCGCTGCGCGACGAGGTGTTGCCGAAAAACATCCTGATGATCGGGCCGACCGGCGTCGGCAAAACCGAAATTTCCCGCCGGCTCGCGAAACTTGCCGGGGCGCCGTTCATCAAGGTCGAGGCGACGAAGTTTACCGAGGTCGGCTATGTCGGACGCGACGTCGAGCAGATCGTGCGCGATCTGGTGGAAGTGGGCATCGCACTGACTCGCGAACGCAAACGCAAGGACGTCAAGGTGCGCGCCGAGGCCGCGGCCGAGGAGCGCGTGCTCGATGCCTTGGTCGGCCCGGGTTCGAGCCCGGCGACCCGCGACTCTTTCCGCCGCAAGCTGCGCGCCGGCGAGCTCAACGACAAGGAAATCGAAATCGAGACTCAGGCCTCGAGCGGCATGCCGACGTTCGAGATCCCCGGCATGCCTGGAGCCCAGATCGGCGCGATCTCGATCGGCGATATCTTCGGCAAGCTCGGCGGCGGACGCACCAAGACACGGCGCATCACCGTTGCGGATTCGCACGAGATTCTCGTTGCCGAGGAATCCGACAAGCTATTGGACACCGACCAGCTCGTGCAGGAGGCGATCCAGACGGTCGAGAACAACGGCATCGTCTTCCTCGACGAGATCGACAAGATCTGCGCCCGCGACGGCCGCGTCGGCGGCGACGTGTCGCGCGAAGGCGTGCAACGCGACCTGCTGCCGCTGATCGAAGGCACCACCGTCACCACCAAGCATGGCGCGGTGAAGACCGACCACATCCTGTTCATCGCCTCCGGCGCCTTCCACATCGCCAAGCCCTCCGACCTGCTGCCGGAGCTGCAAGGCCGGCTGCCGATCCGGGTCGAACTGCAGGCGCTGACCCGCGACGATTTCCGCCGCATCCTCACCGAGCCGGAGGCATCGCTGATCAAGCAGTATGTGGCGCTGATGCAGACCGAAGGCGTGAACCTCGAATTCGCCGACGATGCGATCGACGCGATCGCCGACGTCGCGGTCGCGGTCAACTCCACGGTGGAAAACATCGGCGCGCGGCGTTTACAGACGGTGATGGAACGCGTGCTGGACGAGATCTCATTCTCGGCTCCCGACCGCACCGGCGAAACCGTCCGGATCGACGCCGCTTACGTGAACAAGCATGTCGGCGACCTGGCAAAGAACACCGACCTCAGCCGGTTCATTCTCTGA